The window ATGGAGTCGTCCTTGAAATACCACCCTTGTAGTTTTGATGTTCTAACCTAGGTCCCTTATCGGGATTAGGGACAGTGCCTGGTGGGTAGTTTGACTGGGGCGGTCTCCTCCCAAAGAGTAACGGAGGAGCACGAAGGTTGGCTAAGTACGGTCGGACATCGTACGGTTAGTGCAATGGCATAAGCCAGCTTAACTGCGAGACATACACGTCGAGCAGGTACGAAAGTAGGTCATAGTGATCCGGTGGTTCTGAATGGAAGGGCCATCGCTCAACGGATAAAAGGTACTCCGGGGATAACAGGCTGATACCGCCCAAGAGTTCATATCGACGGCGGTGTTTGGCACCTCGATGTCGGCTCATCACATCCTGGGGCTGAAGTCGGTCCCAAGGGTATGGCTGTTCGCCATTTAAAGTGGTACGCGAGCTGGGTTCAGAACGTCGTGAGACAGTTCGGTCCCTATCTGCCGTGGGCGTTGGATGATTGAAGGGAGCTGCTCCTAGTACGAGAGGACCGGAGTGGACGAACCGCTGGTGTTCGGGTTGTCATGCCAATGGCATTGCCCGGTAGCTACGTTCGGAATCGATAACCGCTGAAAGCATCTAAGCGGGAAGCGAGCCCTAAGATGAGTCATCCCTAGGAATTTAATTCCTCTAAAGAGCCGTTCGAGACTAGGACGTTGATAGGCATGGTGTGTAAGCGTTGTGAGGCGTTGAGCTAACATGTACTAATGACTCGAGAGGCTTAACCATACAACCCAGATGGGTTTTACTGAAAGCCTTAGACAGAATATCGACACTTGATAAAGTTAAAGACTCAAAGCAAATCAGCTTTCCGAATTATTATTAGCGTGAGCCAGAGATGGGCACGGTAATAAACAGAATTTGCTTGGTGACAATAGCCTTGTGGAACCACCTGATCCCATCCCGAACTCAGAAGTGAAACGCAAACGCGCCAATGGTAGTGTGGGGTCTCCCCATGTGAGAGTAGGTCATCGCCAAGCGCCTAATTATCTCATTGAGATGTAACGAAGCCAGCTGAATAAGCTGGCTTTTTTGCGTCTAGAATTTACATTTTTTAGCGTTTTGAAACCGTTTCATTGTTTAAATGACATTAAGTTGTGAACTGGGAATAGTTACTGGGCGCTTTTTTAATGAGCTTAAGTTTTACTAAGTTCTAATTTTACGAACTGAATAGAGCCGCCAGTTCATATGTGACACTAAGCTGGCGGTCTGAAATAGATAGCCGAAGCGTTGTTGATGGTTGGAGGACAAATATCCTCTACAACGCGAGCGTGCTTTATGGATCACTCTTTATTGATTTTGGCTTTGAAGCTGGCTTTGGTATTGTCGTTAGCTTGTTTGTACCAGTAATCAAGCAGTTGACTAATTTCAGCTTGGCTAGGTTCGGTTGTAGAAGTCACTGAAGTGGTTGGTTGACTCTTGTCATTGACTGTTGTGGTTGCTGACGACATTACTGCTGGTGCTATCAAGTTCGTGGATGTGACTGCTGCTGTTTGGCGTATTTGTGGTTGGCTTGCCAATACTGGTGCAATGGCGTCGTTTGGTTGTGTTGTCGCGGTATTCATAGTGAGATTTAATGAAGCCGGATGATTGCTAAGGTTGTACTGCAGTATCTCGTGTTCGAAATCCCGTCCCAGTTGGATCCCATTCTTAATCAATTTATCGCTGGTAAAACTCACCGCTTCATCTTGAGTATTTGATAGTGCCAGCTTGGGTGACTCATCAAATTTCTTGGCATCTCTGGCTGAGTTGATGGCGGGAAGTGTCAGGGTAAGTGTTTGTGCTGACGCATCAAAACGGACGATGAGCACGTCGGATAGATAATGCACTGAGTCAGCTTGTTGCCTGTATTGCGCGGCATAACGGAAGGCAATTTGATTGATACCATCGGCTAAAACAAGGTTGCTACTCTTTACTGCTGGCTTGCCATTGACCGTTAACACTTCAGCATTTTTAGGCAGATTGAGATTAACATCGGCTGTTGCTGGCTGCACAGCGCCCAGTATTAACGCGGTGGCACATAAGATTGATTGATATTTCATAAGCTTTCTCTGTTGTTGCGAGGACGCCGCTAAATAATAAGGTAGATTTCTGACGACACAAAGCAGGTTTAACCTTTAGTGTGGAGCAAGATGAACTAAATGGCGACACACTGTTTATAGCGCGCAGATTAGCGTTAATTTAATCTGTAGGGAATAAAAAAGGCTCACGAGGAGCCTTTTGAGGTGATATTTCGGGATTGAACGCTTATTTGGTTAGGTTGATGCTATAAACGGCGAAACCCAGTTCATCCTTGCTGATCTTCTTCATTTCACGTTGTTTATTGGCTTCGATAAAGGCAGCGGCTTTGTCACTGTCTTGGGTTTCGAAGCGAACGTCTAATGTGACGTTGGTCGTGATGGTTTTGAAATCCCAGTTGTAATCGGCACTTGGATTGACCATACCTTCGTACTTACCCGTGGTTTCGTTGTACTGAGATTGCGCTGTAATATAAGCCGCTAACGCCTCACGGTTGGTATCGGGCAGTTCAAGCACGACATGGTCGCTACCCGTACCAGCAAACTTACCACCAAAGGCGCGGTAGTTATTTGAGGCGACGATAAACTCTTTCGCGGCAAATTCTTCACCTGTGATGACTTTACCGTTTTCGTCTTTATAGCTTAAATCAACGATACGGTTCGCATTGGCATTAACGACGGCGCAATCGCGGTCAAACTTACTCGGTTGAGTGACATCAATCTTGTAGGTTAAGCCATCGAGTACGTCGAAGTTATAGGTTGGATGACCATCCCAGTTGATTAACCCTTGTGGGGTGGTTTTTGCTGGGTCGATTTGATTGAACTGGTTGGCTGAGCACTCAAGCCAATCTTTCAATTCGGCGCCCGTCGCTTTGACTGCCACCATAGTGTTGGGATACAGGTACAGATCGGCGGCGTTTTTAAAGGTCAGTGGACCTTTATCGACTTGCACAAATTGATCGGCATCGCTGGTTGTACCGTGGCGACCGCCCGCTTTAAAAGGAGCAGAAGCTGACAGTACTGGCAGCCCTTTTAATGCTGCAGGTAATTTCGCTTTCACGTTAGCGATTTGCGCATCTGAAACGATTTGTACCGTTGGGTCGTCCTGCACTAAGGTAAGGAAGCTATACATGTCCGCCGCGGCGACACCGATAGGTTCATCCACAAAGGCGAGGGTACCTTGGTGCTCGGCTGCGACAGCATCGTGAATAGCAGCATCCGCTTCAACTAATGGGGCTTTATTTGCGCCATCATATATAGGTCGAGCTTGCGTTTTGGCACTAAGGACATGCCACTTGTCATCTCTACGCTCAAGTTTAAAGTCAACCACCCCTAAGTTATCACCCCAACGACCTGGCATCACTGCGGGGACGCCGTTCAGTAGGCCTTTAGTGACATCGGTATTGGGTAAGTCGGCATACTTAGCATCTGGGAAGATAGAGTGGCTGTGGCCGAATAGAATCGCATCGATACCGTCAACATAAGTCAAAGCGTAAGTGGCGTTTTCAGCCATAGGATCGCCAGGATTTTCCGTCGAACCAATGCCAGAGTGTGGAATGGCGATAATGATATCGGCCCCTTTGGCTTTCATTTCTGGGACATATTTTTTCGCGGTGGTAACGATATCTTCAACCGTCACTTTTCCCGTCAGATTTTGTTTATCCCACAATAGAATTTGCGGTGGCACAAAACCAATATAACCAATGTTAATGGTTTGATTATTGCCTTCGCTGTCGATAATAATTTTTTGTTTGATGATATAAGGGGTGAATAAATGCTCACCTTTTTTAACTTCTTTCCAGCAACCATTATCGTCGGCGCAATAAACGTTTGAGTTGATATAAGGGAAATCTGCACCACTAATGGATTTATTTAAGAAATCTAAACCATAGTTAAATTCATGATTACCGATATTGCCGACTTCATAATCTAATAGGTTCATGGCTTTATAAGCAGGGTGAACATCGCCCATTTGCAGGCCAACTTTGGCCATATAATCGCCCATAGGGCTGCCTTGCAGTAGATCGCCGTTATCAACGAGGACGCTATTCTTGGCTTCGTTGCGTGCAGCGTGGATCAAGCTTGCAGTGCGGGCAAGACCGATTGTGGGATCGTCTTTACCACTGTAGTAGTTGAAATCCATGATATTTGTGTGCAGATCTGTGGTTTCGAGTACCCGTAAATCGGCTTGAACGACTTTGTCG of the Shewanella baltica genome contains:
- a CDS encoding DUF2057 domain-containing protein, with translation MKYQSILCATALILGAVQPATADVNLNLPKNAEVLTVNGKPAVKSSNLVLADGINQIAFRYAAQYRQQADSVHYLSDVLIVRFDASAQTLTLTLPAINSARDAKKFDESPKLALSNTQDEAVSFTSDKLIKNGIQLGRDFEHEILQYNLSNHPASLNLTMNTATTQPNDAIAPVLASQPQIRQTAAVTSTNLIAPAVMSSATTTVNDKSQPTTSVTSTTEPSQAEISQLLDYWYKQANDNTKASFKAKINKE
- a CDS encoding bifunctional 2',3'-cyclic-nucleotide 2'-phosphodiesterase/3'-nucleotidase, coding for MLNKKILAVMITAALGVSACNSDDDKVVQADLRVLETTDLHTNIMDFNYYSGKDDPTIGLARTASLIHAARNEAKNSVLVDNGDLLQGSPMGDYMAKVGLQMGDVHPAYKAMNLLDYEVGNIGNHEFNYGLDFLNKSISGADFPYINSNVYCADDNGCWKEVKKGEHLFTPYIIKQKIIIDSEGNNQTINIGYIGFVPPQILLWDKQNLTGKVTVEDIVTTAKKYVPEMKAKGADIIIAIPHSGIGSTENPGDPMAENATYALTYVDGIDAILFGHSHSIFPDAKYADLPNTDVTKGLLNGVPAVMPGRWGDNLGVVDFKLERRDDKWHVLSAKTQARPIYDGANKAPLVEADAAIHDAVAAEHQGTLAFVDEPIGVAAADMYSFLTLVQDDPTVQIVSDAQIANVKAKLPAALKGLPVLSASAPFKAGGRHGTTSDADQFVQVDKGPLTFKNAADLYLYPNTMVAVKATGAELKDWLECSANQFNQIDPAKTTPQGLINWDGHPTYNFDVLDGLTYKIDVTQPSKFDRDCAVVNANANRIVDLSYKDENGKVITGEEFAAKEFIVASNNYRAFGGKFAGTGSDHVVLELPDTNREALAAYITAQSQYNETTGKYEGMVNPSADYNWDFKTITTNVTLDVRFETQDSDKAAAFIEANKQREMKKISKDELGFAVYSINLTK